One window of the Synechococcus sp. CC9311 genome contains the following:
- a CDS encoding efflux RND transporter permease subunit — protein sequence MAFSDNFIKRPVLTTVCSILIVLVGMISIPMLPIAYLPNIADPLIQVIANYGGANAEVTEQAVTNPLEQQINGVPGVSYISSNTDMTGNSTVNVYFDQSTDIDIDQVNVQNRVSLANPQLPEQVSEVGVSVKQSNPSILLAYEVSSSKGQFDAAYLNGLVYEQLYYPLSRVEGVATVNIIGGATPAFWLFVDPNKLAANKLTSEDVINQVKSQNSVAVGGLVGGPPASGDQAFTYPIVVKNNGNLISIDDFNNLILNRSPSGNLLKLKDVGEVRYGSNTFSAQAVDQNGHEALTIAVYQTPASNALDVSEAVVDQINQFRSTLPPGVTIDQIYNIGQFIESSVDGVIDALGLAIVLVLIILFLFLQNWRATVVPSLAIPISLVGTFAFLNVFGFSINQLTLLGLVLATGLVVDDAIVVIEAVSTNIEKGMKPREAALACMGELFGALLATALVLMAVFVPVAFYPGGTGIIYKQFALTIAFSVAISAFNALTFSPMLSGLILSQKKPPEPKGRSWIVVGVIVGLAFGRFSAASFGNWTYIAGIVIGALAGSNLPLIFKVFNSNFERLETTYSKLLKRMIQARRIVLAGLVVGIVVTSFAFTILPTAFIPDEDQGYGMGIFQLQNGASLVETKKLGMQIAKVLSEEDDVANASIINGFGFNGSSPDQGIFFFGLQPLEERKGAEHSSDAIVDRLNAKLIQLSDGLAKASGPPAVPGFSPQGGFYFQFNDLSNGTYSFNDLSNLSGQLIKTANASGDFSNVYTQFTPSAPAIGLNINREVMYALNVDFQEAMDTISALAGNNYSGITYESGQVRNIYVQGTPNQRQNIDDILSFYVRSKDGDLVQVSQFAEAELSSAPPIISHYDLNRTVLIQGAEAIGKSSGQALSKIQQLFNAENYTNIGSAFTGLAALQLSAGNASILVFGLGVLIVYLVLSAQYESYITPVIILATVPLAMLGALAFLAIRSIDLNIYAQIGLVTLIGLAAKNGILIVEVAEQKLKEGKSTVIAVVESAESRLRPILMTAIAALAGFLPLVVANGAGANAQQSLGTVIFGGLIVATVLSVGVVPPVYVLVKDLESRLLSPRE from the coding sequence ATGGCCTTTTCCGACAATTTCATCAAGCGACCGGTTCTGACCACGGTCTGCAGCATTTTGATTGTGCTAGTTGGGATGATCTCGATCCCGATGCTGCCCATCGCCTACCTGCCAAACATTGCCGATCCTCTAATCCAGGTCATCGCAAACTATGGAGGCGCCAATGCGGAGGTAACCGAGCAAGCGGTAACGAATCCATTGGAACAACAGATCAATGGCGTTCCCGGAGTGAGCTATATCTCCTCGAACACAGATATGACAGGCAATAGCACAGTCAATGTCTATTTCGATCAGTCAACTGATATCGATATTGATCAAGTCAATGTCCAGAACCGTGTGTCTCTGGCCAACCCCCAACTCCCAGAGCAAGTAAGCGAAGTAGGTGTATCCGTTAAGCAGAGCAACCCGTCGATCCTGCTTGCCTATGAAGTGAGTTCCAGCAAAGGGCAATTTGATGCAGCCTATTTAAATGGACTCGTCTACGAACAACTCTATTATCCACTCTCTCGGGTGGAGGGTGTTGCCACAGTCAATATCATCGGAGGCGCCACTCCAGCATTTTGGCTGTTTGTTGATCCCAACAAACTTGCAGCCAACAAACTCACATCCGAAGACGTAATCAATCAAGTTAAGTCTCAAAACAGTGTGGCTGTTGGAGGACTTGTTGGAGGCCCGCCGGCCTCAGGCGATCAAGCCTTCACCTATCCGATTGTGGTGAAAAACAACGGCAACCTTATCTCCATCGATGACTTCAACAATCTCATCCTCAACCGCTCGCCATCTGGCAATCTGCTCAAACTGAAGGATGTCGGCGAAGTGCGCTACGGGAGCAACACCTTCTCTGCGCAGGCTGTTGATCAAAACGGACACGAAGCGCTCACGATTGCTGTCTATCAGACCCCTGCCAGCAATGCTCTCGACGTCTCTGAAGCAGTCGTTGATCAAATCAACCAATTCAGAAGCACGTTGCCTCCTGGCGTCACGATTGATCAGATTTATAACATCGGCCAATTCATCGAATCCTCCGTGGATGGAGTGATTGACGCTCTCGGACTTGCCATTGTGCTGGTTCTGATCATCCTGTTTCTGTTTCTACAGAACTGGCGCGCCACCGTGGTGCCCAGCCTGGCGATTCCGATTTCTCTCGTGGGAACATTCGCATTCCTCAACGTTTTCGGATTTTCGATTAATCAGCTCACGCTGCTGGGTCTCGTACTAGCAACAGGCCTCGTGGTGGATGACGCCATCGTGGTGATCGAAGCCGTCTCCACCAACATCGAGAAGGGAATGAAGCCCCGCGAGGCAGCACTCGCTTGCATGGGCGAACTCTTCGGTGCACTCCTTGCAACCGCCCTCGTGCTGATGGCGGTGTTTGTACCGGTTGCCTTTTATCCCGGTGGGACCGGGATCATCTACAAGCAGTTCGCACTCACGATCGCCTTTTCGGTTGCCATCTCTGCCTTTAATGCCCTGACGTTTTCACCCATGCTCTCGGGTCTGATCCTTTCGCAGAAAAAACCACCGGAACCCAAGGGGCGCAGCTGGATTGTGGTGGGAGTGATCGTGGGCTTGGCCTTTGGCCGCTTTAGTGCTGCTTCCTTTGGGAACTGGACTTACATCGCTGGCATTGTGATCGGTGCTCTCGCGGGTTCGAACCTGCCGCTTATCTTCAAGGTGTTTAACAGCAACTTCGAGCGTCTCGAAACCACCTACTCAAAGCTCCTCAAACGGATGATCCAAGCCCGCCGCATTGTGCTGGCTGGCTTGGTTGTAGGAATCGTGGTGACCAGCTTCGCCTTCACCATCCTTCCTACAGCCTTTATCCCCGATGAGGATCAAGGTTATGGGATGGGAATTTTCCAACTGCAGAACGGGGCTTCCCTGGTGGAAACCAAAAAGCTTGGAATGCAAATCGCCAAGGTTCTCAGTGAAGAAGACGATGTAGCCAATGCATCGATCATCAACGGCTTTGGATTCAACGGCTCCAGTCCCGATCAAGGCATCTTTTTCTTCGGTCTCCAGCCCTTGGAAGAGCGCAAAGGCGCTGAACACAGTTCAGATGCCATCGTGGATCGCCTCAATGCAAAATTAATCCAATTAAGCGACGGCCTCGCTAAGGCTTCAGGCCCACCAGCAGTACCTGGATTCTCACCTCAAGGAGGTTTCTACTTCCAGTTCAACGATCTCAGCAACGGTACCTATAGCTTCAACGACCTCTCCAATTTGTCAGGCCAACTCATCAAGACGGCTAATGCAAGTGGAGACTTTTCCAACGTCTATACACAGTTCACTCCAAGCGCTCCAGCGATCGGCCTCAATATCAATCGAGAGGTGATGTATGCACTCAACGTCGACTTCCAAGAGGCGATGGACACCATTTCCGCGCTGGCCGGTAACAACTACTCCGGCATCACCTACGAGAGTGGTCAAGTTCGCAACATCTACGTACAAGGCACGCCAAATCAGCGACAAAACATCGACGACATTCTTAGCTTCTACGTTCGATCAAAGGATGGCGACTTAGTCCAGGTGTCCCAATTTGCTGAAGCCGAGCTCAGCAGTGCCCCGCCAATTATCAGCCACTACGACTTGAATCGCACAGTACTGATTCAGGGCGCAGAAGCCATCGGCAAGAGCAGCGGTCAGGCCCTGAGCAAAATCCAGCAATTGTTTAACGCTGAAAATTACACCAACATCGGTTCAGCCTTCACTGGTCTGGCAGCTCTGCAGCTCTCAGCCGGGAACGCCAGCATCCTGGTGTTTGGACTTGGTGTGCTCATTGTGTATCTGGTGCTCTCAGCCCAGTACGAGAGTTACATCACACCAGTCATCATCCTGGCAACGGTTCCCCTGGCCATGCTTGGCGCTCTCGCCTTTCTTGCGATCCGTTCAATCGATTTGAACATCTATGCACAAATTGGCCTGGTCACCCTGATCGGCCTAGCGGCCAAGAATGGAATTTTGATCGTGGAGGTGGCCGAGCAAAAGCTCAAAGAGGGGAAAAGCACCGTGATCGCCGTTGTCGAATCGGCCGAATCTCGACTTCGTCCCATCCTGATGACAGCGATAGCCGCCCTCGCTGGTTTCTTACCTCTTGTGGTCGCCAACGGCGCAGGAGCGAATGCACAACAATCTCTTGGAACCGTCATTTTTGGTGGATTGATCGTTGCAACCGTGCTCTCAGTAGGGGTTGTCCCACCCGTTTATGTGCTGGTTAAGGACCTGGAGAGCAGGCTCTTATCACCAAGGGAATGA
- a CDS encoding efflux RND transporter periplasmic adaptor subunit produces the protein MVRGTIGCIVRGSFVVVLTLSVALAACGQSKKSGPTFLSINTATISQGNFKPSIKAVSPLESTTNVTLSPETDGRVIKKLVREGDQVQAGQVILVLDNTQLSAQLDASQSQARYDRVNAERYQFLYEQGAASAKRRDAYVTKAITSRDQAIADKATLNYKFVRSPINGVIGDLDTVKIGDYVKTGDIITGIVDNSTLWTLMEIPASQASQVKVGQPVRLASQSTPQVTGKGTITFVSPYYAIPKAGNPPNTLMVKAEFPNLTGQLKTGQYVTSEIITGSSERLAVPVQAVMMQAQQPFVYEVVPISKALPNIKRSPNTTAKALKTLEKLPGNTPIVLQTKVQLGDLQNNLYPVISGLKSGDKVAISNTSRLRSGMPVKVSVGSN, from the coding sequence ATGGTCCGCGGAACTATCGGTTGCATTGTGCGGGGCTCTTTTGTTGTCGTGCTGACTCTCTCTGTTGCGCTTGCAGCATGCGGGCAGAGCAAGAAATCAGGCCCAACCTTCTTATCCATCAACACTGCAACGATCTCCCAGGGCAACTTCAAACCAAGCATCAAAGCCGTAAGCCCCCTTGAATCCACCACCAATGTGACGCTCAGCCCTGAAACAGATGGTCGGGTGATCAAAAAACTTGTCAGAGAGGGAGATCAAGTTCAAGCAGGTCAAGTGATCCTTGTGCTCGACAACACGCAACTGAGTGCTCAACTTGATGCATCTCAATCACAAGCGCGTTACGACAGAGTGAATGCTGAGCGATACCAATTCCTTTACGAGCAAGGAGCTGCATCAGCGAAACGTCGTGATGCCTACGTCACGAAAGCGATCACATCAAGAGATCAGGCCATCGCCGATAAGGCCACCCTTAACTACAAATTTGTGCGTTCTCCAATTAACGGAGTCATCGGTGACTTGGACACCGTAAAAATTGGCGATTACGTGAAAACTGGAGACATCATCACGGGGATTGTGGACAACTCAACCCTCTGGACATTGATGGAGATCCCCGCATCGCAGGCATCCCAAGTGAAAGTGGGACAACCAGTTCGGCTCGCATCTCAATCCACCCCGCAGGTCACCGGTAAAGGAACAATCACATTTGTATCTCCTTACTATGCAATCCCTAAAGCTGGCAATCCACCCAACACACTGATGGTGAAGGCGGAGTTTCCCAACCTCACCGGACAGTTAAAGACAGGCCAATACGTCACCTCCGAAATTATTACTGGATCAAGCGAGCGGTTAGCGGTACCGGTGCAGGCCGTGATGATGCAAGCCCAACAGCCTTTCGTCTATGAGGTAGTGCCCATCAGCAAAGCGCTACCGAACATCAAACGCTCACCCAACACAACAGCTAAGGCGTTGAAAACACTGGAAAAACTTCCAGGCAACACGCCAATCGTGCTTCAAACCAAAGTGCAGCTCGGGGATCTACAAAACAATCTCTATCCGGTGATATCAGGACTCAAATCTGGGGACAAAGTGGCGATTAGCAACACAAGTCGACTTCGCAGCGGCATGCCTGTGAAGGTTTCAGTGGGATCCAACTGA
- the mutT gene encoding 8-oxo-dGTP diphosphatase MutT, whose product MEEPSALTPELSRSLLAWWEVHGRKDPAFKPWMFTPEGKWSEPYEHLNPYPIHVAEVMLQQTQLQVVLPYWQRWMESFPTLESLAEAEAQMVLLSWQGLGYYSRARRLHGSAQTLLERIGCQSCEDPLSWPQEPGFWLDLPGIGLSTAGGILSSAFNSPLAILDGNVRRVLARFRAHSRPPTRDLRLFWNWSEALVEAAPGRARDLNQALMDLGATVCIPRSPNCACCPWQMHCSAYAACDVERYPVKDTPRAVPFQVIGVGVVLNDSGEVLIDQRLNEGLLGGLWEFPGGKQEPGEAIVQTITRELQEELAIDVAVGEELISLDHAYSHKKLRFVVHLCQWRKGEPQPLASQQVRWVRPESLVDFPFPAANARIIAALLDHLS is encoded by the coding sequence ATGGAGGAACCCAGTGCATTGACACCGGAACTGAGCCGCTCCTTGTTGGCCTGGTGGGAGGTGCATGGCCGCAAAGATCCTGCTTTCAAACCCTGGATGTTCACTCCTGAGGGGAAATGGTCTGAGCCCTACGAGCACTTGAATCCATATCCGATCCATGTCGCTGAAGTGATGCTGCAGCAAACACAGCTGCAAGTGGTTTTGCCTTACTGGCAGCGCTGGATGGAGTCCTTCCCAACCCTCGAGTCGTTGGCTGAAGCCGAGGCGCAAATGGTCCTTTTGAGTTGGCAGGGGCTCGGCTATTACTCCCGAGCCCGTCGTTTGCATGGCTCTGCCCAGACTTTGCTAGAGCGAATCGGCTGTCAGTCCTGCGAAGATCCTCTGAGCTGGCCCCAGGAGCCAGGTTTCTGGTTGGATTTGCCTGGAATTGGCCTTAGTACGGCTGGAGGCATTCTTTCCTCGGCTTTCAATAGCCCCCTTGCGATCCTGGATGGCAATGTGCGTCGGGTGCTGGCGAGGTTTAGGGCTCATTCGCGCCCGCCGACGCGTGACCTGCGCTTGTTCTGGAACTGGAGTGAGGCTCTTGTTGAGGCTGCACCCGGTCGGGCTCGTGATCTCAATCAGGCTCTGATGGATCTCGGTGCCACCGTCTGTATTCCCCGTTCACCCAATTGCGCGTGCTGTCCTTGGCAGATGCATTGCTCTGCTTACGCTGCTTGTGATGTGGAGCGCTACCCCGTGAAAGACACCCCTCGAGCAGTGCCTTTTCAAGTGATTGGCGTGGGTGTGGTGTTGAACGATTCTGGGGAGGTGTTGATTGATCAACGCCTGAATGAGGGGCTATTGGGCGGGCTATGGGAATTCCCTGGCGGGAAACAGGAGCCAGGCGAGGCCATCGTTCAGACCATTACCCGTGAATTGCAAGAGGAATTGGCGATCGACGTGGCTGTGGGAGAGGAGTTGATCAGTCTTGACCATGCCTACAGCCATAAAAAGCTGCGTTTTGTGGTGCACCTCTGCCAGTGGCGAAAGGGTGAACCCCAGCCGCTTGCGAGCCAGCAAGTGCGCTGGGTGCGTCCGGAGTCTTTGGTTGACTTTCCCTTTCCTGCAGCAAATGCGCGGATCATTGCTGCGCTTTTGGACCATCTCTCCTGA
- a CDS encoding carbohydrate kinase has product MADLSALAPRVMCLGEALVDRLGPLGGDPVTAAPESCDDRLGGAPANVACALARLGTPVGLVGRLGEDSIGSAFRDLFQQRGVAVQALQRDVSHPSRVVLVRRHANGERVFQGFAGDHALGFADQMLNLGELEAVWPMVSKQARWLLVGTIPLATPTSADSLQWLLAQAQAASLALAVDVNWRPTFWDPEADPAAGPTADALAVIKPLLEQASLIKLAREEALWFFGSDDPAAVAKDLPQQPDVVVTDGANPIRWFIEHEAGSMPVFQPSQVIDTTGAGDAFTAGLLHCWDRPVNERLYFASACGALVCSGAGAIDPQPQEQDVLTFLNR; this is encoded by the coding sequence ATGGCCGATCTTTCTGCTTTGGCTCCTCGTGTGATGTGCCTGGGTGAGGCATTGGTTGATCGACTTGGGCCGCTGGGGGGAGATCCCGTGACGGCAGCTCCTGAATCTTGTGATGATCGTTTGGGCGGTGCACCTGCGAACGTGGCCTGTGCTCTTGCCCGATTGGGCACTCCTGTCGGTCTGGTTGGTCGACTTGGTGAAGACTCAATTGGTTCTGCCTTTCGTGATCTATTTCAGCAGCGGGGTGTGGCTGTTCAAGCCCTTCAACGCGATGTAAGTCACCCAAGTCGGGTGGTGTTGGTTCGCCGCCATGCCAATGGTGAGCGTGTGTTTCAGGGTTTTGCAGGAGATCACGCCCTGGGGTTTGCCGATCAGATGCTGAATCTTGGCGAATTGGAAGCGGTTTGGCCGATGGTGTCGAAGCAGGCTCGCTGGTTGCTCGTTGGAACGATTCCATTGGCAACGCCAACTTCTGCTGATTCGCTGCAGTGGTTGTTGGCTCAAGCCCAGGCGGCAAGCCTTGCGCTTGCTGTAGATGTGAATTGGCGCCCCACGTTTTGGGATCCCGAGGCAGATCCAGCAGCTGGTCCTACCGCTGATGCATTGGCGGTGATCAAGCCGTTGTTGGAACAGGCCTCCCTGATCAAATTGGCTCGGGAGGAGGCGTTGTGGTTCTTCGGCAGTGATGATCCTGCTGCTGTCGCTAAAGATTTGCCGCAGCAGCCCGATGTTGTTGTAACCGATGGAGCCAACCCCATTCGCTGGTTTATCGAGCATGAGGCTGGGAGTATGCCGGTGTTTCAGCCTTCTCAGGTCATCGACACCACTGGGGCAGGGGACGCGTTCACTGCGGGTCTATTGCACTGTTGGGATCGTCCCGTGAATGAGCGGCTGTACTTTGCGTCAGCCTGCGGTGCTCTTGTTTGCAGCGGTGCCGGAGCCATCGATCCACAGCCGCAAGAGCAGGATGTTCTCACCTTCCTGAATCGATGA
- a CDS encoding carbohydrate kinase family protein, with translation MDCLCLGLLCADLVCDPVPALPNAGQIVETSLMELCLGGCAANTAYDLAKLGVDVCLGGCIGEDPFGDFLLRTLEEAGVQTTGVSRCSQATTATSAVINVEGGDRRLISVVGANRLFKCSMIPEGLIESAAVIHIGGFLLLDALESVQTQERLQQARANGALVVLDVIEVKDPLAMERVQRVLPFTDVVLPNRDEAALLTGRKNPWDQAQMFGDAGASTVVITDGAQGTYVVTDGLRLRSDAYSTSFLGGTGAGDAFDAGFIAGYLNGEDLKGCVRWGSAMGASCVRSTAATSSVFSKEEALRFMGNHTLHIHEV, from the coding sequence TTGGATTGTTTATGCCTTGGTCTTCTCTGCGCTGATCTGGTCTGCGACCCAGTGCCGGCCTTGCCAAACGCCGGTCAAATCGTAGAGACCTCCCTAATGGAACTTTGCTTAGGGGGCTGTGCTGCCAATACCGCTTACGACTTGGCCAAGTTGGGCGTAGATGTGTGTTTAGGGGGGTGCATTGGAGAAGATCCATTCGGCGACTTTCTTCTGCGAACCCTGGAGGAAGCTGGAGTTCAAACCACTGGGGTAAGCCGCTGCTCCCAGGCCACGACCGCAACATCAGCTGTGATCAATGTGGAGGGGGGTGATCGACGCTTGATCTCAGTGGTGGGAGCCAACCGGCTTTTCAAATGCAGCATGATTCCGGAGGGCCTGATCGAATCCGCAGCCGTCATTCATATCGGCGGCTTTCTCTTGCTAGACGCCCTCGAAAGCGTTCAAACCCAAGAACGCCTTCAACAGGCCCGCGCTAACGGTGCTCTTGTGGTGCTGGATGTCATTGAGGTCAAAGACCCTCTTGCCATGGAACGGGTGCAGCGCGTTTTGCCCTTCACCGACGTGGTGCTCCCGAATCGTGATGAAGCGGCTCTCTTGACTGGGCGTAAGAACCCTTGGGACCAGGCACAGATGTTCGGCGATGCCGGAGCTAGCACGGTGGTGATTACGGATGGTGCTCAAGGGACCTATGTCGTGACCGATGGACTGCGCCTTCGTAGTGATGCTTATTCCACCTCCTTTCTCGGCGGGACGGGCGCCGGGGACGCCTTTGACGCAGGGTTCATTGCTGGGTATCTCAACGGGGAGGACCTAAAAGGCTGCGTACGCTGGGGAAGCGCCATGGGTGCAAGCTGCGTGCGAAGCACCGCAGCGACATCCAGCGTGTTTAGCAAAGAAGAAGCACTCCGCTTCATGGGAAATCACACCCTTCACATCCACGAGGTCTGA
- a CDS encoding glutamine synthetase, whose protein sequence is MSTEHDTSLEALSARGVRQIAITWDNHAGESLVKVVPLRRWQLAIDVGVGFSPISDAFRSDGIIDPAHRLTRPDGDLRLKADPSSLAMLEPDQGWAWAAGERWNRNSTGAYEADQRHFCRRMGETLHRKGLSLTAGFELEWVVITPDNDGSPKAVIAGGPYGADRLIEGLDYASALLKALDAADVDWLQFHPEYGPSQFELSFAAQAPLQAADQLIRARLVIQRVTRRFGWFSSFSAKPRLDWVGNGGHLHFSVRDSQGPLLQEGSGPYGLRPEGEALIAGVLEQLPGLVALASPSPVSYLRLVPSSWSAPFQVWGMENREAAVRFIPTASDQSAAHLEIKAVDPTANPYLLLGALQAQVLDAMRHKRILPPEQIGDPALVNDHSVCRLPASLVEARIALERDAVLLEAMGPLLHGSLLDSLAAEIHRVETKSEEQQVSDSCWWPIVGGLV, encoded by the coding sequence TTGGCAACTCGCCATCGACGTTGGCGTTGGCTTCTCGCCGATCTCCGACGCCTTCCGCTCGGACGGAATCATCGATCCGGCACATCGCCTCACTCGACCGGATGGGGATCTGCGCCTCAAGGCTGATCCATCATCACTGGCGATGCTGGAACCCGATCAAGGCTGGGCCTGGGCCGCAGGCGAACGATGGAACCGCAACAGCACTGGTGCCTACGAGGCAGATCAGCGCCACTTCTGCCGCCGAATGGGAGAAACATTGCATCGAAAAGGCCTTTCCCTCACTGCTGGATTTGAACTGGAGTGGGTCGTCATCACCCCAGACAACGATGGCTCCCCAAAGGCAGTGATCGCTGGTGGCCCTTATGGCGCGGACCGCTTGATCGAGGGCCTCGATTACGCCTCGGCACTCCTCAAGGCATTGGATGCAGCCGATGTGGACTGGCTCCAATTTCATCCCGAATATGGCCCCTCACAGTTCGAACTCTCCTTCGCAGCCCAAGCCCCCCTTCAAGCGGCGGACCAACTGATTCGTGCCCGATTGGTGATTCAACGTGTGACACGCCGCTTCGGCTGGTTCAGCAGCTTCAGTGCCAAACCCAGGCTCGACTGGGTTGGGAATGGCGGCCATCTGCACTTCAGTGTCCGAGATTCGCAAGGCCCCTTGCTACAGGAAGGTTCCGGGCCCTATGGGCTGCGTCCTGAGGGCGAAGCCCTGATCGCAGGAGTGCTCGAACAGCTACCTGGACTGGTAGCCCTGGCTAGCCCATCACCCGTGTCTTATCTACGCCTAGTGCCCAGCAGCTGGTCTGCGCCCTTCCAGGTCTGGGGGATGGAGAACCGTGAGGCAGCCGTTCGGTTCATCCCCACTGCGTCAGATCAAAGTGCGGCCCACCTGGAGATCAAGGCAGTCGATCCCACTGCAAATCCCTACCTGTTACTCGGTGCACTACAGGCCCAAGTGCTGGATGCCATGAGACATAAACGCATCCTTCCACCAGAGCAGATCGGCGATCCGGCACTCGTTAACGACCACAGCGTTTGCAGGCTTCCAGCCAGTCTTGTTGAGGCACGAATAGCGCTGGAGCGCGACGCTGTCCTTCTTGAGGCCATGGGCCCGCTGTTGCACGGATCACTCTTAGACAGCCTTGCCGCTGAAATCCACCGGGTAGAAACAAAATCGGAAGAGCAACAAGTGAGTGACAGTTGCTGGTGGCCGATCGTGGGAGGACTGGTGTAG